A single Aspergillus chevalieri M1 DNA, chromosome 3, nearly complete sequence DNA region contains:
- a CDS encoding threonine--tRNA ligase MST1 (COG:J;~EggNog:ENOG410PG6E;~InterPro:IPR036621,IPR006195,IPR002320,IPR004154, IPR033728,IPR002314;~PFAM:PF03129,PF00587;~go_component: GO:0005737 - cytoplasm [Evidence IEA];~go_function: GO:0000166 - nucleotide binding [Evidence IEA];~go_function: GO:0004812 - aminoacyl-tRNA ligase activity [Evidence IEA];~go_function: GO:0004829 - threonine-tRNA ligase activity [Evidence IEA];~go_function: GO:0005524 - ATP binding [Evidence IEA];~go_process: GO:0006418 - tRNA aminoacylation for protein translation [Evidence IEA];~go_process: GO:0006435 - threonyl-tRNA aminoacylation [Evidence IEA]) — translation MRRLTTLPRLRPLSGRVSYTPLSRLRVQLLSSTPTRNCSCSDPQSGDNAAKTTAPSNPDYRALGSDLFTSSVYSPGSPLFLPNGTHIINKLVSFLRAQYQQYGFREVLTPTIYKRSLWEISGHWQNYKDDMYEVRGRGATGETDGELGEDESYGLKPMNCPGHCLMFKSQNHSYRELPVRYADFSPLHRNEVSGSLSGLTRVRRFHQDDGHIFCRPQQIKQEIASALGFVDLVMTTFGLGPYRLVLSTRPEKDFIGSLDLWNSAEDQLREALDSSGHEWALNEGDGAFYGPKIDIQLQDQAGKYHQLSTIQLDMNLPQRFKLEYQVAEGEEDYNPATPGKATPVLIHRANFGSIERFLALLIEQYAGRWPFWLSPRQGIILTVNQDEAVVKQAHEAAAKISGFRPLLSDNASTASPPKPLSSVNSTFLIDVDTSPQTLGKKIQRAKQMKYNFIFILGSKDIADSSITVDVTGQMQSPPEGNAQIFQEVAGRQLGESLQNPRAMKLKVDQVHDLLVQLEKHFL, via the coding sequence ATGCGTCGATTAACCACACTCCCCAGATTACGCCCATTATCAGGGCGTGTGTCTTACACGCCTTTATCGCGATTACGAGTGCAATTGCTGTCCTCGACGCCAACGCGAAACTGTTCATGCTCCGATCCGCAGTCCGGTGACAATGCCGCAAAAACAACCGCACCCTCCAACCCCGATTATCGAGCTCTAGGATCAGACCTCTTCACTTCCTCCGTCTACAGTCCTGGATCGCCGTTATTCCTCCCCAACGGTACACACATAATCAACAAACTCGTCTCCTTCCTCCGCGCACAATACCAACAGTATGGTTTCCGTGAAGTCCTCACTCCGACTATCTACAAGCGTTCATTGTGGGAGATTTCGGGACACTGGCAGAACTATAAGGATGATATGTACGAGGTGCGCGGGCGAGGGGCGACCGGCGAAACGGACGGCGAACTGGGCGAGGATGAATCGTATGGCTTGAAGCCAATGAACTGCCCGGGCCATTGCCTTATGTTCAAGTCGCAGAACCACTCATACCGTGAACTCCCTGTGCGCTATGCCGATTTCAGTCCGCTCCATCGCAATGAAGTGTCTGGTTCTTTGAGTGGGCTTACTCGCGTGCGCCGTTTCCACCAAGACGATGGCCATATCTTCTGTCGGCCGCAGCAGATCAAGCAGGAGATTGCGTCCGCATTGGGATTTGTGGATTTGGTTATGACTACATTTGGCCTGGGGCCTTATCGACTCGTGCTGTCGACACGACCGGAGAAGGACTTTATTGGGAGTCTGGATCTGTGGAATAGCGCTGAAGATCAGCTGCGCGAGGCTCTGGATAGCAGCGGTCACGAGTGGGCGTTGAATGAAGGGGATGGTGCGTTCTACGGGCCCAAGATTGATATCCAGCTTCAGGACCAGGCGGGCAAGTATCACCAATTGTCCACCATCCAGCTTGATATGAACCTGCCTCAGCGGTTCAAGTTGGAATATCAGGTTgctgagggtgaggaggacTACAACCCTGCGACCCCGGGGAAGGCGACTCCGGTTCTCATTCACCGGGCCAACTTTGGATCAATCGAGCGGTTTTTGGCCTTGCTGATCGAGCAATACGCCGGTCGCTGGCCATTCTGGCTGTCGCCACGTCAAGGCATCATCTTGACTGTCAACCAGGACGAGGCAGTGGTCAAGCAGGCACATGAAGCTGCTGCAAAGATCTCTGGTTTCCGGCCTTTGCTTTCAGACAATGCCTCTACTGCTTCGCCACCTAAGCCTCTATCGTCCGTGAATTCGACCTTCCTGATCGACGTGGACACTAGTCCTCAGACGCTGGGAAAGAAGATACAACGAGCCAAACAGATGAAATAcaacttcatcttcattctgGGGTCGAAAGACATTGCGGATTCCAGCATCACGGTTGATGTGACTGGTCAGATGCAGAGCCCGCCGGAGGGCAATGCGCAGATATTCCAGGAAGTGGCGGGTCGGCAACTGGGCGAGTCTTTACAGAATCCTCGGGCTATGAAGTTGAAGGTCGATCAGGTGCATGATCTGCTGGTTCAGTTGGAGAAGCATTTCCTTTAA
- a CDS encoding putative C6 transcription factor (COG:S;~EggNog:ENOG410PMPE;~InterPro:IPR036864,IPR007219,IPR001138;~PFAM:PF00172,PF04082;~go_function: GO:0000981 - DNA-binding transcription factor activity, RNA polymerase II-specific [Evidence IEA];~go_function: GO:0003677 - DNA binding [Evidence IEA];~go_function: GO:0008270 - zinc ion binding [Evidence IEA];~go_process: GO:0006351 - transcription, DNA-templated [Evidence IEA];~go_process: GO:0006355 - regulation of transcription, DNA-templated [Evidence IEA]), with product MVVEPSSSSGSGMADIPVKANLPRKSAFSCEACRKRKVKCNGASPSCSRCAARGETCVYSLAPTLSYTKQLESRVAQLEEALAKFRSQQPSDTELRKATSPVSTGGGSSASPSVRQRTIKEEEEGSEQDLSQDFEGLKVETDGRISFHGPTSLFQLPSGVPEASSVFPLGMELGARKERLINNAWRERAFEQLAAMPEPFQYLLDSHWCWIQPLFNFVYRPAFTRDMKINGPYYSDILLNALISHSVRWCKAEPKIGPILESFDGGAQFFHRAISSVHDSLKVGYAGIPTIQTLLLLSAQECGRGNRTQAWLYSGMAFRLLDDLGISIDSRKYSGSAQLNDEDIEIRNRLFWSCYFWDKMVSLYFGRSPTMQHSRVSPPRMICKSTTRILVCLVSNRWIVDDTSEIEIWTPHGVIFPEGMQYPPTQAHSTSCFMKMCGLAEILNQILIHIYDPIRQISEAEFYQCIQEQAKNLADWWEDLPPYLKLVPSDLPPYSPPSHMVILNCLYHTINILLHRPVLCSKTTRESYDQSHLIQCMSSAIATLSLFDLYRRTFGDAHVVLSLAYSVYTAASIFLLEIQALKYAAPGTLDKLKFCINALERVRVANPVINTALGLIYQELQKLQIDVPVPVPAPTPTTPDPQSQPRHHSHSPQPQGPHLPAMGHILNPSDTDSGHVSPVHHPHHSHHSSHPSSSMGTPGSTASASMLQGYSFPQQTQTGFDLSSHHQSHQPHHHHHSSTGGLPPLGATHLLGGMPNAVMTLDNTGTYEITPEVFEAFSYAEPITTNMPGFG from the exons ATGGTTGTAGAACCCAGCAGcagctcaggctcaggcatGGCCGATATTCCCGTCAAGGCTAATTTGCCCCGAAAAAGTGCCTTTTCATGTGAGGCCTGTCGGAAGCGTAAG GTGAAATGCAATGGTGCTAGTCCATCATGTTCTCGCTGTGCCGCACGAGGCGAAACTTGCGTCTATAGCTT AGCCCCTACATTATCCTATACAAAACAGTTGGAATCCCGAGTCGCACAGTTGGAAGAGGCTCTGGCCAAGTTCCGCTCGCAGCAACCGTCCGACACTGAGCTGCGGAAAGCAACCTCGCCTGTATCAACGGGCGGCGGCTCCAGTGCCAGTCCCAGCGTGCGTCAACGGACAataaaggaagaagaagaaggcagtGAACAAGATCTATCTCAAGACTTTGAAGGCTTGAAGGTCGAAACTGATGGCCGTATTTCCTTCCATGGCCCGACCAGTCTGTTCCAACTGCCCAGTGGCGTCCCAGAAGCGTCGTCGGTGTTCCCTCTGGGTATGGAGCTGGGGGCTAGGAAGGAACGGTTGATTAACAATGCGTGGCGGGAGAGGGCATTTGAGCAGCTGGCTGCCATGCCG GAGCCTTTCCAGTATTTGTTAGATTCCCACTGGTGTTGGATCCAGCCTCTATTTAATTTTGTCTATCGTCCTGCCTTTACTC GTGACATGAAAATTAATGGACCCTATTACTCCGATATCCTCCTGAATGCCCTCATCTCCCACTCGGTCCGATGGTGTAAGGCTGAACCGAAGATCGGCCCGATCTTGGAGTCATTCGATGGCGGTGCACAATTCTTCCATCGCGCCATCTCAAGTGTCCACGACTCCTTGAAAGTCGGATATGCGGGCATCCCGACGATTCAAACGTTGCTACTTTTGAGCGCACAAGAATGTGGACGGGGCAATAGAACTCAGGCCTGGTTGTATAGCGGCATGGCGTTCCGATTGCTAGACGATTTGGGAATCTCGATCGACAGTCGAAAATACTCTGGTTCCGCGCAGCTGAATGACGAGGATATTGAGATCCGAAACCGTCTGTTCTGGAGTTGTTATTTCTGGGATAAGATGGTGTCTCTGTATTTCGGCCGGTCTCCAACGATGCAACACTCGCGTGTTAGCCCGCCTAGGATGATCTGTAAGTCGACGACCCGAATCTTGGTTTGCCTTGTCTCTAACAGATGGATAGTGGACGACACTTCAGAAATCGAGATTTGGACACCGCATGGTGTCATCTTCCCAGAGGGCATGCAATATCCACCGACCCAAGCGCATTCGACATCATGTTTCATGAAAATGTGCGGATTAGCTGAAATCCTCAACCAGATCCTGATCCACATCTACGATCCTATCCGCCAGATCTCTGAGGCAGAGTTCTACCAATGCATCCAGGAGCAAGCGAAGAACCTGGCTGATTGGTGGGAGGATCTGCCTCCTTATTTGAAATTGGTGCCATCTGATCTGCCGCCGTACAGTCCTCCAAGTCATATGGTGATTCTCAA CTGTTTATACCACACGATTAACATCTTACTTCACCGTCCGGTCCTCTGCTCCAAGACGACCAGAGAATCCTATGACCAGAGCCATCTAATTCAGTGTATGTCGTCTGCGATCGCGACTCTCTCGCTATTCGACTTGTACCGTCGTACCTTTGGCGATGCGCATGTGGTTCTCTCGCTCGCCTACAGTGTCTATACAGCAGCGTCGATATTTTTGTTGGAAATCCAGGCATTGAAATACGCCGCACCGGGCACCTTGGACAAACTGAAGTTCTGCATCAATGCCCTAGAACGTGTCCGGGTTGCCAATCCTG TAATCAACACGGCTCTAGGCCTTATCTACCAAGAACTCCAGAAACTCCAGATCGACGTCCCGGTCCCAGTCCCAGCCCCGACACCAACAACCCCAGACCCACAATCCCAACCTCGGCATCACAGCCACTCCCCTCAACCCCAGGGTCCTCATCTACCCGCGATGGGTCACATCTTAAACCCCAGCGACACTGATTCGGGTCACGTGTCCCCCGTCCACCATCCGCACCACTCGCATCATTCAAGCCACCCATCTTCATCCATGGGTACACCCGGGTCCACAGCATCCGCGTCTATGCTCCAGGGCTATAGCTTCCCGCAACAGACGCAGACGGGCTTCGACCTCTCCTCTCACCACCAATCACACCAGccacatcatcaccatcactcGTCTACGGGAGGGCTGCCGCCGCTGGGGGCGACGCATTTACTGGGCGGGATGCCGAATGCTGTAATGACGTTGGATAATACGGGGACTTATGAGATTACGCCGGAGGTTTTTGAGGCGTTTTCATATGCAGAGCCTATTACGACGAATATGCCTGGCTTTGGTTGA
- a CDS encoding uncharacterized protein (COG:S;~EggNog:ENOG410QEAG), with the protein MSTTLSRPQESTVLSESWIVPSVPSLPDEEQQNDSTEIDNPDPRQQSETNKEDDPNTMGSSGSLMSGPELIMPSICEEPILMSHVRSGQSSPSTSQTLKRRRTPKKKTEDREDTHIPSEPSVKENMRIPKNKADSQASGWTWERPIRAITNLLLIAAISHLLVVPEVVYHSRHLCAIPTIPALYPTSCSQLSHPRHYNHRPPPTRYDSVLSLQTQLEILFNSTLEEIAPYANSLPETESILRDIQTAMKQVQSGPRHELTLEFDGCRQALTTATRKLDSLKADLRSAVDSLMATGGLPQDSQNHHHRVAKDVRLSTQMARREKYLDQLAARMRLKTDSLTGDFATVADHLESLKRIVAQQALLQSPSHDDEAGYDESNVFKNVRSFVDSIIPDWRRT; encoded by the coding sequence ATGTCCACCACCTTATCGCGCCCCCAGGAGAGCACTGTCCTGAGTGAGTCCTGGATAGTGCCATCGGTACCATCGCTTCCCGACGAGGAACAGCAAAATGACAGTACCGAAATAGACAACCCGGATCCGCGACAACAATCAGAGACAAACAAGGAGGATGATCCAAACACAATGGGTAGTTCTGGGTCGTTGATGTCGGGGCCAGAGCTTATTATGCCGTCGATATGTGAGGAGCCGATTTTAATGTCGCACGTACGGTCAGGACAATCTTCTCCGTCAACTTCGCAGACGTTGAAGCGAAGGCGTAcaccgaagaagaaaacgGAGGATCGTGAGGATACACATATACCATCTGAGCCGTCTGTGAAGGAAAATATGAGGATACCAAAGAACAAAGCAGATAGTCAGGCCTCAGGCTGGACGTGGGAAAGGCCCATCCGCGCCATAACCAACCTGCTCCTCATCGCAGCCATCTCGCATCTGCTCGTCGTCCCCGAAGTGGTCTACCATTCCCGACACCTCTGTGCGATCCCAACCATTCCCGCTCTCTATCCCACGAGCTGTTCACAACTATCCCATCCCCGTCACTACAACCACCGCCCACCGCCAACCCGCTACGACTCCGTCCTCTCCCTCCAAACCCAACTCGAAATCCTCTTCAACTCGACTCTTGAAGAAATCGCCCCCTACGCAAACAGCCTCCCTGAAACCGAGTCCATCCTCCGCGATATTCAAACCGCCATGAAACAAGTCCAGTCGGGGCCGCGGCACGAACTCACGCTCGAATTCGACGGCTGTCGACAAGCACTCACTACGGCGACGCGTAAACTCGATTCTCTCAAGGCAGACCTTCGCTCTGCGGTCGATAGTCTAATGGCGACGGGGGGGTTGCCACAGGACAGCCAGAATCATCATCACCGTGTCGCGAAGGATGTCCGGCTGTCGACGCAGATGGCTAGACGGGAGAAATACCTCGACCAGCTGGCGGCGCGGATGCGGTTGAAGACGGACTCGTTGACGGGAGATTTTGCGACGGTGGCTGATCATCTAGAGTCGCTTAAGCGGATTGTAGCGCAGCAGGCTTTATTGCAATCTCCGTCGCACGATGATGAGGCTGGTTATGATGAGTCGAACGTGTTCAAGAATGTACGCTCTTTTGTCGATTCGATAATTCCCGATTGGAGGCGAACATGA
- the glr1 gene encoding glutathione-disulfide reductase GLR1 (BUSCO:EOG09262H1X;~COG:Q;~EggNog:ENOG410PG30;~InterPro:IPR012999,IPR036188,IPR001100,IPR004099, IPR023753,IPR006322,IPR016156;~PFAM:PF02852,PF13738,PF07992,PF00070;~go_function: GO:0004362 - glutathione-disulfide reductase activity [Evidence IEA];~go_function: GO:0016491 - oxidoreductase activity [Evidence IEA];~go_function: GO:0016668 - oxidoreductase activity, acting on a sulfur group of donors, NAD(P) as acceptor [Evidence IEA];~go_function: GO:0050660 - flavin adenine dinucleotide binding [Evidence IEA];~go_function: GO:0050661 - NADP binding [Evidence IEA];~go_process: GO:0006749 - glutathione metabolic process [Evidence IEA];~go_process: GO:0045454 - cell redox homeostasis [Evidence IEA];~go_process: GO:0055114 - oxidation-reduction process [Evidence IEA]) encodes MLSRSLPTLPIQPLKTRFFQLARSRSSASVSPLGKRTIQTVAAANAKVTTTSATAPRLASLSRQFSSTSAARSSGNANSDTMGAIEKLSYDYIVLGGGSGGSGSARRAAGWYGKKTLIIESGRAGGTCVNVGCVPKKMCWNFASINETIDAGRHYGYDIPKDIKIDYTHFKRTRDASIQRLNGMYERNWNREGIDLVHGRAHFVEPKTIEVVNEDGSKAQYTAPHILIATGGRPNIPKVKGAEHGITSDGFFELEELPPKFAVVGAGYIAVELAGVLGAVGVDTHMFIRGQNFLRKFDPMIQQTMTDRYVAAGINVHRHHEGFKEVQLVRGGKGKDKLLRLVCKDDSVLEVNELLWAVGRAPEVEDLNLDIPGVKLTDTGYVTVDEYQNTSVEGIYALGDVTGQAELTPVAIAAGRQLGNRLFGPPELKSSKLSYENIPSVVFSHPEVGTVGLTEPEARARFGDDKIKVYKTKFTAMFYSILPDEEKAKNPTQMKIVCAGPEEKVVGLHILGLGVGEMLQGFGVAVKMGATKQDFDSCVAIHPTSAEELVTLR; translated from the exons ATGCTCTCCCGCTCCCTCCCTACCCTCCCCATCCAGCCATTAAAGACTCGATTCTTCCAACTGGCTCGTTCTCGTTCGTCAGCGTCAGTGTCACCGCTCGGGAAACGGACGATCCAAACCGTGGCTGCTGCCAACGCCAAAGTGACGACTACATCTGCAACCGCGCCTCGTTTGGCTTCGCTTTCTAGACAGTTTTCGTCGACTTCAGCTGCGCGGAGTAGTGGAAACGCAAACTCAGACACAATGGGTGCTATTGAGAAGTTGAGCTATGATTATATTGTTCTGGGAGGTGGCAGTGGTGGTAGTGGAAGTGCCCGCCGCGCTGCGGGTTGGTATGGGAAGAAGACGTTGATTATTGAGAGTGGTCGCGCTGGAGGGACTTGTGTTAACGTGGG ATGCGTCCCCAAGAAGATGTGCTGGAACTTTGCCTCGATCAACGAAACCATCGACGCCGGCAGACACTACGGCTACGACATCCCCAAGGACATCAAGATCGACTACACCCACTTCAAGCGCACCCGCGACGCCTCTATCCAGCGCCTGAATGGCATGTACGAACGCAACTGGAACCGCGAGGGCATCGACCTCGTGCACGGCCGCGCCCACTTCGTTGAGCCCAAGACCATCGAAGTCGTCAACGAAGACGGCTCCAAGGCGCAGTACACCGCCCCGCACATCCTCATCGCTACCGGCGGCCGTCCCAACATTCCCAAGGTCAAGGGTGCCGAGCACGGAATCACCAGCGACGGGTTCTTCGAGCTGGAGGAGCTCCCGCCTAAGTTTGCCGTCGTGGGCGCTGGATATATCGCCGTTGAGTTGGCTGGCGTCCTTGGTGCGGTGGGCGTGGACACCCACATGTTTATCCGCGGCCAGAACTTCCTACGCAAGTTCGACCCTATGATCCAGCAGACCATGACGGATCGGTATGTCGCTGCTGGTATCAATGTGCATCGTCACCATGAGGGTTTCAAGGAGGTGCAGCTCGTGCGCGGCGGGAAGGGCAAGGATAAGTTGCTGCGTCTGGTGTGCAAGGATGACTCTGTGCTCGAGGTTAACGAGCTGCTCTGGGCTGTTGGTCGTGCGCCGGAGGTCGAGGACTTGAACCTCGATATCCCCGGTGTGAAGTTGACCGACACTGGCTATGTCACTGTCGACGAGTACCAGAACACCTCTGTCGAGGGCATCTACGCTCTGGGTGACGTTACCGGACAAGCTGAGTTGACACCTG TCGCGATCGCCGCCGGCCGCCAACTCGGAAACCGCCTCTTCGGCCCCCCCGAGCTCAAATCCTCCAAGCTCTCCTACGAAAACATCCCCTCAGTCGTCTTCTCCCACCCCGAAGTCGGCACCGTCGGCCTCACAGAGCCCGAAGCCCGCGCACGCTTCGGCGACGACAAAATCAAGGTCTACAAGACCAAGTTCACCGCCATGTTCTACTCTATCCTGCCCGATGAGGAGAAGGCCAAGAACCCTACGCAGATGAAGATTGTGTGTGCGGGGCCGGAGGAGAAGGTTGTCGGGTTGCATATCCTTGGTCTTGGTGTGGGGGAGATGTTGCAGGGATTCGGCGTTGCGGTGAAGATGGGGGCTACGAAGCAGGACTTTGATAGCTGCGTTGCTATTCATCCGACTAGTGCGGAGGAGTTGGTTACGCTGCGGTAG
- the CRF1 gene encoding glycoside hydrolase family 16 protein (CAZy:GH16;~COG:G;~EggNog:ENOG410PJB2;~InterPro:IPR000757,IPR013320,IPR017168;~PFAM:PF00722;~SECRETED:SignalP(1-19);~TransMembrane:1 (n7-14c19/20o357-376i);~go_component: GO:0005618 - cell wall [Evidence IEA];~go_function: GO:0004553 - hydrolase activity, hydrolyzing O-glycosyl compounds [Evidence IEA];~go_function: GO:0016798 - hydrolase activity, acting on glycosyl bonds [Evidence IEA];~go_process: GO:0005975 - carbohydrate metabolic process [Evidence IEA];~go_process: GO:0071555 - cell wall organization [Evidence IEA]) — MYFKNYAAALTAVLPIVAAQTYSDCNPTKKSCSPDNGQKEYTFSTDFTKDTSLNGWETAAGNVTFDDNGAAFTINQKGDAPTIDTKDYFFFGRVEVEMKAAPGTGVVSSIVMESDDLDEIDWEAVGGYTDRIETNYFGKGDTTTYDRETWVNLDTPQETFHTYTVDWTKDSITWLIDGNSVRTVKYAEAKDGSRYPQTPMKLRLGIWAGGDPDNGQGTIEWAGGETDYTQAPFSMYVKSVTVTNYNPADTYEWSDTSGSYQSIKASNGTSSDSSSSSTSSDSSSTTTGGSSTSTATGASTTSDSSSAATSTSDSTSGAGAGSGSSTSTGSGSGSDSASASGSGASASPTTFDGAASAVSNSFVAPALMLALFAAMFQL; from the exons ATGTATTTCAAGAACTATGCTGCGGCATTGACTGCAGTGCTTCCTATCGTCGCTGCACAGACCTATTCCGACTGCAACCCTACCAAGA AATCTTGCTCCCCCGATAATGGCCAGAAGGAGTACACTTTCAGCACCGACTTCACCAAGGACACTTCTCTCAACGGTTGGGAGACTGCTGCTGGCAACGTGACTTTCGACGACAATGGTGCTGCCTTTACTATTAACCAGAAGGGTGATGCACCTACCATTGACACCAAGGACTACTTCTTCTTTGGCCGTGTCGAGGTTGAGATGAAGGCTGCTCCTGGTACCGGTGTCGTCAGCAGTATCGTCATGGAGTCGGACGACCTCGATGAGATTGACTGG GAGGCCGTTGGTGGCTACACGGACAGAATCGAAACCAACTACTTCGGCAAGGGTGACACCACTACCTACGATCGCGAGACCTGGGTCAACCTGGACACTCCCCAGGAGACCTTCCACACCTACACTGTCGACTGGACCAAGGATTCCATCACCTGGCTCATTGACGGCAACTCGGTTCGCACTGTCAAGTACGCCGAGGCCAAGGACGGCTCGCGTTACCCCCAGACTCCCATGAAGCTGCGTCTCGGTATCTGGGCCGGTGGTGACCCCGACAACGGCCAGGGAACGATCGAGTGGGCTGGCGGCGAGACCGACTACACCCAGGCTCCCTTCTCGATGTACGTGAAGTCGGTCACTGTCACCAACTACAATCCCGCCGACACCTACGAGTGGTCCGACACCAGCGGCTCGTACCAGAGCATCAAGGCCTCCAACGGCACCAGCTCCGACAGCAGCTCTTCGTCCACCTCCAGCGACTCCTCGTCGACCACCACCGGCGGTTCGTCCACCAGCACTGCCACCGGTGCGTCCACCACTTCGGACTCGTCCAGCGCCGCCACCTCGACCTCCGACTCCACCTctggcgccggtgctggcTCCGGCTCCAGCACTAGCACCGGTTCTGGCTCGGGATCGGACTCTGCTTCCGCTTCGGGCTCTGGCGCGAGTGCAAGCCCCACTACTTTTGACGGTGCTGCCAGCGCTGTGTCCAACTCGTTCGTGGCTCCGGCTCTGATGCTGGCTCTGTTCGCGGCTATGTTCCAGCTGTAA